Proteins from a single region of Oscillatoria sp. FACHB-1406:
- a CDS encoding LCP family protein → MSVQKTREISRSEKKVVRAAGRKKPSKRDRRRHLLKLGIGLSAVGVISAAAGALLAFSLSATPLRQSKLTPEEAAIFGNDAIATQNLKLPSLTRPVNIIIVGTKVLSSDVDRPLEESGYDSLVDSFEGLSDTLLLLRFDPKSERVTLLSIPRDTRVEIEGHGVAKINDANFIGGPALTAKTVSNLLEGIPIDRYVRLNVQGVEKLIDALGGVRVNVPKDMKYTDNTQHLYIDLKKGEQVLNGDQALQFLRFRHDEYGDLGRVQRQQMLLRAAIDQLLKPSVVVRIPKILKVIQSHLDTNLSVEELVALSGFTAQTDRSQVEMLVLPGDFNGDGRHGISYWLPDSRGIERMLAQSFDQGYSEVETRSPENLNIAIQDSTGEPGAARAFAAKLSEAGYPNVYIDRDWHEELNVTRIVAQKGDRASAEAMKKTLGLGEIRVESTGVLTSDLTIQLGKDWLETDKSHNGFVNQKSNRDSQDRG, encoded by the coding sequence GTGTCAGTTCAAAAAACTCGAGAAATAAGCCGTTCGGAAAAAAAAGTGGTTCGGGCTGCTGGTCGAAAAAAACCGTCTAAGCGCGATCGCCGTCGGCATTTGTTGAAGTTGGGCATTGGTTTGAGTGCAGTGGGCGTTATTTCTGCTGCTGCGGGTGCATTGCTGGCGTTCTCTCTTTCGGCAACACCGCTACGGCAATCGAAATTGACACCGGAGGAAGCGGCGATTTTTGGGAATGACGCGATCGCGACTCAAAATCTCAAGCTTCCCTCACTGACGCGACCCGTTAATATTATTATTGTCGGAACAAAAGTCCTATCTTCGGATGTCGATCGCCCCTTGGAAGAATCGGGCTACGATAGTCTTGTAGACTCCTTTGAGGGTTTATCCGACACTTTGCTATTACTGCGGTTCGATCCGAAAAGCGAGCGCGTGACTTTGCTCTCGATTCCCCGCGATACCCGCGTTGAGATTGAAGGTCATGGCGTTGCGAAGATTAACGATGCTAATTTTATTGGCGGTCCGGCACTGACGGCAAAAACGGTAAGCAATCTGCTCGAAGGAATCCCGATCGATCGCTACGTGCGCTTGAACGTCCAAGGGGTGGAAAAGCTGATCGATGCGTTAGGGGGAGTCCGAGTTAATGTCCCCAAGGATATGAAGTATACGGATAATACTCAACATCTCTACATCGATCTGAAGAAAGGCGAACAAGTTCTCAATGGCGACCAAGCCTTACAGTTTTTACGCTTCCGCCACGATGAGTACGGGGATCTCGGACGGGTACAACGACAGCAAATGCTGCTGCGCGCTGCGATCGATCAATTACTCAAGCCCAGTGTTGTCGTGCGCATTCCCAAAATTCTTAAAGTCATTCAGTCTCATCTCGACACGAACTTAAGCGTCGAAGAGTTGGTGGCACTGTCGGGATTTACCGCACAAACCGATCGCTCTCAAGTTGAAATGTTAGTCCTTCCCGGCGATTTTAATGGGGACGGACGGCACGGAATTAGTTACTGGCTTCCCGATTCTAGAGGCATCGAACGGATGCTCGCCCAAAGCTTCGACCAAGGGTACAGCGAAGTTGAAACGCGATCGCCGGAAAACTTAAATATTGCGATTCAGGATAGTACCGGCGAGCCGGGAGCGGCTCGGGCTTTTGCTGCCAAACTCAGCGAGGCGGGATACCCGAATGTTTATATCGATCGAGATTGGCACGAAGAATTGAATGTTACCCGTATTGTCGCTCAAAAAGGCGATCGCGCCAGTGCTGAAGCCATGAAAAAAACTTTAGGATTGGGAGAAATTCGCGTTGAAAGTACGGGAGTTTTAACTTCAGATCTTACCATTCAACTGGGTAAAGATTGGCTCGAAACAGACAAGTCCCACAATGGGTTTGTCAATCAAAAATCCAATCGCGACTCTCAAGATCGCGGATAA
- a CDS encoding DUF3685 domain-containing protein, whose amino-acid sequence MTQTIDLLLVNEEPLFQQGLSAALRDCPDLRVVSQAIANSPLEALPGVSPRVAAIEGSLSSILQQGEAIARLYPEARRLALCAPPNAQQLHQLRSEGFAGYCPKSSTIEEIVAAIRQIAADRDYWSPAIAVGMPVVSGWPANRFQSWLYASCQTGLDRIDTELEEIAKKLADEHLGTVGWLFWTGRQRELRAARVAIAQFSPGWTIIVPEFSSRSGGETSGALEAVRIGEIVTPDLPSPTAASLFDRASTQIKIGMENRSGQTLEIEILQPEKQRELLYLVLHRTQDIIEKWRFLEIAPEQLPERRVQFFQQVWQSCVLEFIGQYRTAAIVPALPAIALQDSLEIESVTLQKLPLSLDLLTYLLYRAPLIIDRVPYSSETPEAIVRANLLLDNAIIAIANSVVQFLLNNFPEESTLIYNLYQRRYWSSREIARFRNDLSWQYRQNYYIEDPKAIFESRYRLLGFEHNAIRTFNVFASRREELENLQGLRWLATIILEARDAIAPRLRAGIAFLGSGAVYLLTQVLGKAIGLVGRGILQGFGSTLQDNRYGKRTRPDKRS is encoded by the coding sequence ATGACTCAAACCATAGACTTATTATTGGTCAACGAGGAACCCTTATTCCAACAGGGATTAAGCGCTGCCTTGCGCGATTGCCCCGATCTGCGTGTTGTCAGCCAAGCGATCGCGAATTCCCCTCTCGAAGCTCTTCCCGGAGTCAGTCCCCGCGTTGCCGCAATTGAAGGGAGTTTATCGTCAATCTTGCAACAAGGGGAAGCGATCGCGCGCCTTTACCCAGAAGCTCGCAGACTCGCCCTCTGCGCGCCTCCCAACGCCCAACAACTCCACCAACTGCGCTCTGAGGGGTTCGCCGGTTACTGCCCGAAAAGCAGCACGATTGAGGAAATTGTTGCAGCAATCCGACAAATTGCTGCCGATCGCGATTATTGGTCGCCTGCTATCGCTGTGGGAATGCCCGTTGTCTCCGGATGGCCCGCCAATCGCTTTCAATCGTGGCTGTATGCGTCCTGTCAAACCGGACTCGATCGCATTGATACTGAATTGGAGGAGATCGCAAAAAAGCTCGCTGACGAGCATTTAGGAACGGTGGGTTGGCTGTTTTGGACGGGGCGACAGCGAGAATTACGCGCCGCCCGCGTTGCGATCGCGCAATTCTCCCCCGGTTGGACGATTATCGTTCCCGAATTCTCCTCCCGTTCCGGCGGCGAAACGTCAGGAGCGCTAGAAGCCGTTCGGATTGGGGAGATCGTTACTCCCGATCTTCCGTCCCCGACCGCCGCTTCTCTGTTCGATCGCGCTTCGACTCAAATTAAAATAGGAATGGAAAATCGCAGCGGTCAAACTTTAGAAATCGAGATTCTTCAGCCGGAAAAGCAACGAGAATTGCTTTATTTAGTGCTGCATCGGACGCAGGATATTATCGAGAAGTGGCGATTTTTAGAGATTGCTCCCGAACAGTTACCCGAGCGCCGGGTTCAGTTCTTTCAACAAGTTTGGCAAAGTTGCGTCCTTGAATTTATCGGTCAGTATCGCACCGCCGCGATCGTTCCTGCACTCCCGGCCATCGCGCTGCAAGATTCCTTGGAAATTGAGAGCGTAACGCTTCAGAAACTCCCTTTATCTCTTGACTTATTGACTTATTTGTTATACAGAGCGCCTTTAATTATCGATCGCGTTCCTTACAGTAGCGAAACCCCCGAAGCGATCGTGCGAGCCAACCTCCTGCTCGATAACGCCATTATCGCGATCGCGAATAGCGTCGTGCAATTCCTCCTTAATAATTTTCCTGAAGAAAGCACGCTTATTTATAACCTTTACCAACGCCGTTACTGGTCGTCCCGAGAAATCGCCCGTTTTCGTAACGATTTATCCTGGCAATACCGTCAAAACTACTATATCGAAGACCCCAAAGCTATCTTTGAAAGCCGTTATCGCCTGCTCGGTTTCGAGCATAATGCGATTAGAACTTTCAATGTTTTTGCATCACGCCGCGAGGAACTTGAAAACTTACAAGGATTGCGCTGGTTAGCCACCATTATTCTTGAAGCTCGAGACGCGATCGCGCCGCGACTGCGCGCCGGAATTGCTTTCCTAGGAAGCGGTGCAGTCTATCTCCTCACTCAAGTTTTAGGCAAAGCAATTGGATTAGTCGGGCGCGGAATTCTCCAAGGTTTCGGCAGCACTCTACAGGATAACCGTTACGGCAAACGCACTCGCCCCGATAAACGCTCTTAA
- a CDS encoding homoserine dehydrogenase produces MTFKVGLLGLGTVGTGTAEILLNPEGRYPLVQEVEIARVGVRSLDKPRSVPIPSELITTDLEAIATDPEIEIVVELIGGLEPARSLILKAIAAGKHVVTANKAVIARYGDEIYTAANRAGVYVMQEAAVGGGIPIIKPLKESLGANRIARVTGIVNGTTNYILTQMTQAGADFADVLAEAQKLGYAEADPTADVDGLDAADKIAILASLAFGGRIKREDIHCEGIRQVSAADISYADKLGFGIKLLAIAQQIQSEPEIALQVRVHPTLVPKDHPLASVNGAYNAILIEGEPIGQVMFFGPGAGSGPTASAVVSDILCIVGILKSCQTAGSLNPLLGCSHQEYHSVAPLSELVTRFYARFLCGDRPGVIGHLGTYFGQNDVSLESVVQIGFQGDLAEIVVVTHNVREGNFRQAIEKIKAESGDNISIASVLRVF; encoded by the coding sequence GTGACGTTTAAAGTCGGTTTGCTCGGATTGGGAACGGTAGGAACGGGAACGGCGGAAATTTTGTTGAACCCGGAAGGACGCTATCCGCTGGTGCAAGAGGTAGAAATTGCGCGCGTGGGCGTGCGATCGCTCGATAAACCCAGAAGCGTGCCAATTCCATCGGAACTGATAACTACAGATTTAGAAGCGATCGCAACCGACCCAGAAATCGAGATTGTGGTTGAATTAATCGGCGGGCTGGAACCGGCGCGATCGCTGATTCTTAAAGCCATTGCTGCCGGAAAGCACGTCGTCACTGCCAACAAAGCCGTCATCGCCCGCTACGGCGACGAAATCTACACTGCTGCCAATCGAGCGGGCGTTTATGTGATGCAAGAAGCTGCCGTCGGCGGCGGTATTCCCATCATCAAGCCCCTGAAAGAGTCCCTCGGTGCTAACCGCATCGCCCGCGTGACGGGAATTGTCAACGGTACGACGAACTATATTCTCACGCAGATGACGCAGGCGGGAGCCGATTTCGCTGATGTCCTCGCCGAAGCCCAAAAACTTGGCTACGCCGAAGCGGATCCGACCGCAGACGTAGATGGACTTGATGCGGCCGATAAAATAGCTATCCTCGCTTCCCTTGCCTTTGGCGGGCGCATCAAGCGCGAAGACATTCACTGCGAAGGCATTCGTCAAGTCAGCGCCGCCGATATCTCCTACGCCGATAAATTGGGCTTTGGGATTAAATTACTGGCGATCGCGCAACAAATCCAGAGCGAACCCGAAATTGCTTTGCAAGTGCGCGTTCATCCGACCCTCGTCCCCAAAGACCATCCCCTCGCCAGCGTTAACGGCGCTTATAACGCTATCCTTATTGAAGGCGAACCTATCGGACAAGTGATGTTCTTTGGCCCCGGTGCGGGTTCTGGGCCGACCGCTAGCGCCGTTGTTTCCGATATTCTCTGCATCGTCGGCATTCTCAAAAGCTGTCAGACTGCGGGTTCCCTCAATCCGCTACTGGGCTGTTCCCATCAGGAGTACCATAGCGTCGCCCCGCTTTCAGAACTCGTTACCCGTTTCTATGCTCGCTTTCTTTGCGGCGATCGACCCGGCGTAATCGGACATTTAGGCACTTACTTCGGTCAAAATGATGTCAGTCTCGAATCCGTCGTTCAGATTGGGTTCCAAGGGGATTTAGCCGAAATTGTCGTCGTTACTCACAACGTGCGCGAAGGGAACTTCCGGCAAGCGATCGAGAAAATCAAAGC
- a CDS encoding thioredoxin domain-containing protein: MSNRLAQSQSLYLRKHAENPIDWWPWCEEALAKADAENKPIFLSVGYSSCHWCTVMEGEAFSDRAIADYLNAHFVPVKLDREERPDLDSIYMQALQAMTGQGGWPLNIFLTPGDLVPFYGGTYFPIEPRYSRPGFLKVLQAVQQFYKVETEKLQNFKREILSTLERGVHLSPLTDAPSDRLLLQGIETSTQIVGRKEYGSPCFPMMPYSFLVLEGSRFGIRSPYGDAKQVARQRGDDLALGGIYDHVAGGFHRYTVDSNWTIPHFEKMLYDNGQILEYLSNLWSYGFKEPFYERAIAGTIEWLTREMTSARGSFYAAQDADNFPTPEASEPEEGNFYLWPYRIMEGLMTELEFKGLQTAFSLSPEGNFEGQNVLQRQQKSKLTKKQENALGKLFKLRYGDSREALVRFPPARNNAEAKQGHWKGRIPPVTDVKAIVAWNGLAISGIARAAVALDCVSWLNLAAKATNSILEAQRVNGQFYRLNYEGKIAVPAQSEDYAFFIKALLDIQQASAVLGSKSYPWLERAISLQAEFDELLWSEEMGGYYNTAKEASRDLLIRERSYIDNATPSANGIAIANLVRLALLLDKQQYRERAGRGLQAFSSIMQQSPQACPSLFSALDWYLNGTLVRASAEDIKWLAAEYFPRTTYQVSAELPEGEIAIVCRGEACLQPIESREALIQLLKSS; this comes from the coding sequence ATGTCTAATCGCCTTGCACAATCTCAAAGTCTTTATTTGCGCAAACACGCTGAGAACCCCATTGACTGGTGGCCTTGGTGCGAAGAAGCCTTAGCCAAGGCGGATGCAGAAAATAAGCCCATTTTTCTATCGGTTGGGTATTCGAGTTGTCACTGGTGTACGGTGATGGAAGGAGAGGCTTTTTCCGATCGCGCGATCGCCGACTACCTCAACGCCCACTTTGTGCCGGTTAAACTCGATCGCGAAGAACGCCCCGATCTCGACAGCATCTATATGCAAGCCCTACAAGCCATGACGGGGCAGGGCGGTTGGCCTCTCAATATCTTTCTGACTCCTGGCGATCTCGTCCCCTTTTACGGCGGCACTTACTTTCCCATCGAACCGCGTTACAGCCGTCCGGGATTTTTAAAAGTGCTGCAAGCCGTGCAACAATTTTACAAAGTCGAAACCGAAAAGTTACAAAACTTTAAACGCGAGATCCTCAGTACCTTAGAGCGCGGAGTTCATCTATCTCCTTTAACCGATGCTCCCAGCGATCGCCTCCTGCTGCAAGGCATCGAAACCAGCACGCAAATTGTCGGACGCAAAGAGTACGGCAGTCCGTGCTTCCCGATGATGCCCTACAGTTTTCTCGTCCTTGAAGGCAGTCGCTTTGGCATCCGTTCCCCCTACGGCGATGCCAAACAAGTTGCCCGACAGCGCGGTGACGATCTCGCTCTCGGCGGGATTTACGACCATGTAGCGGGCGGATTTCACCGCTATACGGTCGATTCCAATTGGACGATCCCGCATTTTGAAAAAATGCTCTACGATAACGGTCAAATTCTTGAATATTTGTCGAATTTGTGGAGTTACGGCTTTAAGGAGCCTTTTTACGAACGCGCGATCGCGGGAACCATCGAATGGCTGACGCGAGAGATGACCTCAGCCCGAGGCAGTTTCTATGCCGCCCAAGATGCCGATAACTTCCCCACTCCAGAAGCCAGCGAACCGGAAGAAGGCAATTTCTATCTCTGGCCCTACCGCATCATGGAAGGTTTAATGACGGAGTTGGAATTTAAGGGGTTGCAGACCGCATTTAGTTTGAGTCCAGAAGGCAATTTTGAAGGTCAGAACGTCCTCCAAAGACAGCAAAAGTCAAAATTAACCAAAAAGCAGGAGAATGCCCTCGGAAAGCTGTTTAAATTGCGATATGGAGATAGCCGAGAAGCCCTAGTTCGGTTTCCACCAGCGCGCAATAATGCAGAAGCCAAACAGGGGCATTGGAAAGGTAGAATTCCCCCCGTAACTGATGTGAAAGCGATCGTCGCCTGGAATGGTTTAGCGATCTCCGGAATCGCTCGGGCAGCCGTAGCCCTCGATTGCGTTTCTTGGCTCAACCTCGCCGCCAAAGCAACCAATAGTATCCTCGAAGCGCAACGGGTTAACGGACAATTCTACCGCCTCAACTACGAAGGCAAAATCGCGGTTCCCGCCCAATCGGAAGATTATGCCTTTTTCATTAAAGCCTTACTCGATATTCAACAAGCCAGTGCAGTGCTAGGGAGTAAAAGTTACCCCTGGTTAGAACGAGCCATCAGCTTGCAAGCTGAATTTGATGAATTGCTCTGGAGCGAGGAAATGGGAGGCTATTACAATACCGCTAAAGAAGCAAGTCGCGACCTGTTAATTAGAGAACGCAGCTATATCGATAATGCTACGCCCTCAGCCAATGGTATCGCGATCGCGAATTTAGTTCGCCTCGCCTTGCTTCTCGATAAACAGCAATATCGCGAGCGAGCCGGACGCGGGTTGCAAGCCTTCAGCAGCATTATGCAGCAATCGCCCCAAGCTTGCCCGAGCTTATTTTCTGCCCTTGACTGGTATCTTAACGGAACGCTCGTTCGTGCCAGCGCTGAAGACATAAAATGGTTGGCGGCTGAGTATTTTCCCAGAACTACTTACCAAGTCAGTGCGGAACTGCCTGAAGGCGAGATAGCGATTGTTTGTCGCGGCGAAGCGTGCTTACAACCGATCGAGTCTCGCGAAGCGTTAATACAATTATTAAAATCAAGTTAA
- a CDS encoding SUMF1/EgtB/PvdO family nonheme iron enzyme, which yields MNPTPTRSLSDDLREAAIACRQSTLALYEGIDATTFCQQAHPEFSPVGWHLGHIAFIEACWILEGCAGQTPLFPQYRKLFAADALPKAQRQNLPDLPIILDYLHTVRSRVLDYLETAAIVPEERLWRWLIQHESQHAEIITFILQLHRTRKADLPAPPVSRSAVVTETIAIPAGEFNLGWDAIEAQDHERPSRRLHLDSFEIDRYPVTCAQYWYFIEAGGYRERKWWSEAGWQWLQANPVDRPLYAADGDDCPVCGVSAYEAEAYANFVGKRLPTEAEWEKAASWDAALSKKSPYPWGTAPPDAGTCNHNGRSGRTTPVSAYPQGKSPYGCEDMLGNVWEWTASTFAGYTGFKFYPYRGYSEVYFDGEHRVLRGGSWATRPWALRSSFRNWYHPSVRQILAGFRCAR from the coding sequence GTGAACCCGACCCCCACGAGATCGCTCTCAGACGATCTTCGCGAAGCTGCGATCGCCTGCCGTCAATCCACCCTAGCTTTATATGAAGGCATCGATGCGACGACCTTCTGCCAGCAAGCCCATCCTGAATTTAGTCCGGTCGGATGGCATTTAGGGCATATTGCCTTTATCGAAGCCTGTTGGATTCTCGAGGGCTGCGCCGGACAAACACCCTTATTTCCGCAATATCGAAAGCTATTCGCCGCCGATGCCTTACCCAAAGCGCAACGCCAGAATTTACCGGATTTACCCATTATTTTGGACTATCTCCACACCGTCCGAAGCCGCGTTCTAGACTACTTAGAAACCGCAGCCATCGTCCCGGAAGAACGCCTCTGGCGCTGGTTAATCCAACACGAAAGCCAGCACGCAGAGATTATCACCTTTATCCTACAGTTACATCGCACTCGAAAAGCCGATCTTCCTGCACCTCCGGTTTCCCGTTCCGCTGTTGTTACTGAAACCATTGCGATTCCCGCCGGAGAATTCAATCTCGGCTGGGACGCGATCGAAGCCCAAGATCACGAACGTCCCTCTCGGCGGCTGCATTTGGATAGCTTTGAGATCGATCGCTATCCGGTTACTTGCGCCCAATATTGGTATTTTATCGAAGCGGGCGGCTATCGAGAGCGAAAATGGTGGTCGGAGGCAGGCTGGCAGTGGTTGCAAGCCAATCCCGTCGATCGCCCATTATACGCAGCCGATGGCGACGATTGCCCCGTCTGCGGCGTGAGTGCTTACGAAGCAGAAGCTTATGCTAACTTCGTCGGCAAGCGCTTACCCACGGAGGCAGAATGGGAAAAAGCAGCGAGTTGGGATGCGGCGCTTAGCAAAAAATCACCCTATCCGTGGGGAACTGCCCCGCCGGATGCCGGTACGTGCAACCATAACGGTCGAAGCGGACGTACCACTCCCGTCAGCGCCTACCCTCAAGGCAAAAGTCCCTACGGTTGCGAAGATATGTTAGGTAATGTGTGGGAGTGGACGGCTTCCACGTTTGCCGGTTATACAGGATTTAAGTTTTATCCCTATCGAGGTTATTCGGAAGTTTACTTCGATGGAGAACACCGCGTTCTGCGCGGCGGCAGTTGGGCAACGCGACCTTGGGCTTTGCGGTCGAGTTTTCGCAATTGGTATCATCCCAGCGTGCGGCAGATTTTAGCGGGGTTTCGTTGCGCCCGATAA
- a CDS encoding pentapeptide repeat-containing protein, whose product MSSEDKFGFSDQVFLKNNEMSFNIRQWLVDRQIDLDNLLSPGVEVSGVAFRALQEMELKSLTPFDICSVADVLELPLRASVRVAKPIAQLTVSLLRLASRKKTLKRSEGTWLTFQIAYLNALQEILEQEARLRRPWIHRANVPVGEETARPFSDPYLQGLLQTLRPGRLSDSQAEQALVEVGDSLLVQQMNKLTIGWLVTNGAEETEAQLIAQRLTDGLPGHLLAVIAENAIPLAQLQKFVGLGIPLVGDGDPESELPDWTIDLERERYRAQLMRMLSEPMFGATFSLQDLYVPLKGVPVLVDAALSWEGEASEENRIDLYEWAIAQLQDTQSLAAIEAESGGGKSSFCQIFASRIARERYPEWMPIVIRLGEVELGETLEQTLESLLPQGRFSEADGWLSPQSPPLLLILDGLDELPPSPYKLRHHHTLVDQVMQFHAQCLSSQPPLKHKILLTGSPNFFEGLSRRYRVGSFFPLQAQLQRLSIQPMDRGALQQWFVQWSKLQSKQISHRYFTFLRSLGLFGKRFPNSQLARLVHQPLMLYLLGILHRDGLLDGELFEMSLPQFKFEVYERLTRWLLGESRGRKFLPEGVREGMAHANRGADAIASLLAGRPLREARESIQQFALTLWHTGAWKIDSDGTEDKAKLTTLPSLGLPLPPMFFSRSTPPSAEYRDGIWSAERSYSSSGIWDHRFLVPQGPSRITFSHLSLGTSLAAGAIARNLQALVRSKRDRYGEVAFEVASALDVARHLYELLGYGLLSMELEELLVESLCREEKRSKEFSLIGLCDRLERFYRSHCQGRWVDEGIAHEAYGRLQALGNSLNVLQIDAAVGLNVFLLLCSLSRATSVPFWPCGNPNQPQGFDADRFASAIARSAVLSPTCFFERARQGLSQLQLVGARLHRIMLPQSNFAGANLSIAELYRANLVSANLSGANLSWASLAGADLHNCNLARANLEGANLSQVNLLGANLDRANLANACLFGAKLEEEQRQLARQQGAFFSWDAFQEYSQSLANNFRNGDLLDSGAANFLEMDSTLHIQVAEGEPVLPSEWETQPWEKVESENVQHARPSKIDPDAATLAEDALVAKIGNSIAEAPTVAVEDDWNPDAQTIVDG is encoded by the coding sequence GTGTCTTCGGAGGACAAGTTCGGCTTTAGCGACCAAGTTTTCCTCAAAAATAATGAAATGAGCTTCAATATTCGGCAATGGCTGGTAGATCGCCAAATCGACCTCGACAATCTTTTGAGTCCGGGTGTGGAAGTTTCGGGGGTAGCATTTCGCGCGCTCCAAGAAATGGAACTCAAAAGCCTCACCCCTTTCGATATTTGTTCGGTCGCGGATGTTTTGGAATTACCTTTGCGAGCGAGCGTTCGAGTCGCCAAGCCCATCGCCCAACTAACCGTCAGTTTGCTGCGCCTCGCCAGCCGCAAAAAAACGCTCAAACGCTCGGAAGGAACGTGGTTGACCTTTCAAATCGCCTACCTCAATGCGTTGCAGGAGATTTTAGAGCAAGAGGCGCGCCTGCGACGACCGTGGATTCATCGCGCTAATGTTCCCGTCGGCGAGGAGACTGCCCGCCCTTTTAGCGATCCTTATTTACAAGGATTGTTACAAACGCTGCGTCCCGGCCGCCTCAGCGATAGTCAAGCCGAACAAGCGCTAGTAGAGGTGGGAGATTCGCTGTTAGTGCAGCAAATGAATAAGTTGACGATCGGGTGGCTAGTGACGAATGGAGCAGAGGAAACGGAAGCGCAACTAATCGCCCAACGCTTAACGGACGGACTACCCGGGCATTTACTGGCGGTAATTGCGGAAAATGCCATCCCGCTTGCCCAATTGCAGAAGTTTGTAGGTCTGGGCATACCGCTCGTTGGCGATGGAGATCCCGAGAGCGAGCTACCGGATTGGACAATCGACCTCGAACGCGAACGCTACCGCGCGCAATTGATGAGAATGTTAAGCGAACCGATGTTCGGCGCAACCTTCTCTTTGCAAGATTTATACGTTCCTCTCAAAGGTGTTCCCGTATTGGTAGATGCTGCCCTCTCCTGGGAGGGCGAGGCATCTGAGGAAAACCGCATTGATTTATATGAATGGGCGATCGCGCAACTACAAGACACTCAGAGTCTCGCCGCGATTGAAGCGGAGTCCGGCGGTGGCAAATCGAGTTTTTGTCAAATCTTCGCCAGTCGAATCGCCCGCGAGCGCTATCCGGAGTGGATGCCGATTGTGATTCGTTTGGGCGAGGTAGAACTGGGCGAAACCTTGGAACAAACTCTGGAAAGCTTGCTGCCTCAAGGACGCTTTTCAGAAGCAGATGGGTGGCTATCTCCTCAGTCGCCGCCTTTATTGTTAATTTTAGATGGACTGGACGAACTGCCCCCCTCGCCGTACAAATTGCGCCACCACCATACTTTAGTGGACCAAGTGATGCAGTTTCACGCTCAATGCCTCAGCAGTCAGCCCCCTCTCAAACATAAGATTTTGTTGACCGGCAGCCCGAATTTTTTTGAGGGGTTGAGTCGCCGCTATCGGGTCGGAAGCTTTTTTCCCCTACAAGCCCAACTCCAACGCCTTTCGATTCAACCGATGGATCGAGGCGCTTTACAGCAATGGTTCGTTCAGTGGTCGAAGTTGCAATCGAAGCAAATTTCCCATCGTTATTTTACTTTTTTGCGATCGCTCGGTTTGTTCGGCAAACGCTTTCCCAATTCCCAGTTGGCGCGGCTAGTCCATCAGCCCTTAATGCTTTATTTATTGGGAATCTTGCACCGCGATGGTTTGCTCGATGGGGAACTGTTTGAGATGTCGCTGCCGCAATTTAAGTTTGAAGTCTACGAACGGCTTACCCGCTGGTTGCTGGGAGAGTCGCGCGGGCGGAAATTTCTGCCGGAAGGAGTACGGGAGGGTATGGCTCATGCCAATCGCGGGGCGGACGCGATCGCGTCACTTTTGGCTGGCAGACCGTTACGAGAAGCACGCGAATCGATTCAGCAGTTTGCTCTCACCCTCTGGCACACTGGAGCCTGGAAAATTGACTCGGACGGAACGGAGGATAAGGCGAAACTGACGACTTTGCCATCGCTGGGTTTACCCCTACCCCCAATGTTTTTTTCGCGATCGACTCCGCCGTCGGCAGAATATCGAGATGGAATTTGGAGCGCGGAGCGCAGTTACTCGAGCAGTGGCATTTGGGATCATCGTTTTCTGGTTCCGCAAGGACCCAGCCGGATTACTTTCTCTCACCTCAGTTTGGGGACATCTCTAGCCGCAGGTGCGATCGCGCGTAATTTACAAGCCTTAGTTCGGTCAAAGCGCGATCGCTACGGCGAAGTCGCGTTTGAGGTTGCCTCAGCCTTGGATGTCGCTCGCCATCTTTACGAACTACTCGGTTACGGACTCTTATCGATGGAACTCGAAGAACTTTTGGTCGAATCGCTGTGCCGTGAGGAAAAGCGCAGTAAGGAGTTTTCGCTAATCGGTTTGTGCGATCGCCTCGAACGCTTTTATCGCTCCCACTGTCAGGGACGCTGGGTTGATGAAGGCATTGCCCATGAAGCCTATGGCCGCTTGCAAGCGCTCGGAAATTCACTCAATGTCTTGCAGATCGATGCCGCTGTTGGTTTGAACGTTTTTCTGCTGCTGTGTTCTCTGTCCCGCGCCACTAGCGTACCGTTTTGGCCTTGCGGCAACCCCAACCAGCCCCAAGGATTTGATGCCGATCGCTTTGCCAGCGCGATCGCGCGTTCTGCTGTTCTCTCTCCCACCTGCTTTTTCGAGCGGGCGCGCCAAGGTTTGAGCCAACTTCAATTAGTCGGCGCTCGCTTGCATCGGATTATGCTCCCCCAAAGTAACTTCGCGGGGGCCAATCTATCGATCGCCGAACTCTATCGAGCGAATCTCGTCTCAGCCAACCTCTCGGGAGCGAATCTCTCCTGGGCGAGTTTAGCCGGAGCGGATCTCCACAATTGCAATCTGGCGCGAGCCAATTTAGAAGGAGCGAATCTTTCCCAGGTGAATCTGTTAGGTGCAAACCTCGATCGCGCTAACCTTGCTAATGCTTGCTTGTTTGGTGCCAAACTCGAAGAAGAACAGCGCCAACTCGCCCGCCAGCAAGGAGCATTTTTTTCCTGGGACGCTTTTCAAGAGTACAGCCAATCTCTGGCGAACAACTTTCGCAATGGCGACTTACTCGATTCCGGCGCAGCGAACTTTTTGGAGATGGACTCAACGCTACACATCCAAGTGGCGGAAGGAGAACCTGTACTGCCCAGCGAGTGGGAAACTCAGCCCTGGGAAAAGGTAGAATCTGAAAACGTTCAGCACGCCAGACCGAGCAAAATCGATCCGGACGCAGCCACCCTGGCTGAGGATGCGCTGGTTGCCAAAATTGGCAACTCTATTGCCGAAGCACCTACCGTTGCGGTTGAGGATGACTGGAATCCCGACGCGCAGACGATTGTGGATGGATAG